TTTACAGTCTTCTTGTGGATATATTTTTTTACGTGGTGATTATTATTTATCAGAAAAAATATTAACAAAAGCAATTAATGAAGCATATAAATCTGGTTTTTTAGGTAAAAACATATTAAATAGTGGTTTTAATTTTGATTTATTTTTACATACTGGTGCTGGTCGTTATATTTGTGGTGAAGAAACTGCATTAATTAATTCTTTAGAAGGTAGAAGAGCAAATCCACGATTTAAACCCCCTTTTCCAGCTAATCATGGTTTGTGGGGTAAACCGACATGTGTAAATAATGTTGAAACTTTATCTAATATTCCAGCAATTATTTTATATGGATCAGATTGGTATATAGGGTTGTCTAGAGGAATAGATGCTGGTACTAAATTATTAGGTTTTTCAGGTCGAGTAAAAAAACCAGGTTTATGGGAATTACCATTAGGAACTACTGCAAGAGAAATTTTAGAAGATTATGCTGGCGGAATGCAAAAAAATTTAATTTTAAAAGCTTGGCAGCCTGGGGGGGCTGGGACTAATTTTTTATCTAGCCATAATATTGATATAAAAATGGATTTTACTAGTTTACAACAAATAGGAAGTCGATTGGGAACAGGAATTGCTATGGCTATTGATAATAAAATTAATATTTTATCTTTATTAGTAAATATTGAAACATTTTTTTCACGTGAATCATGTGGTTTTTGTACCCCGTGTAGAGAAGGATTGCCGTGGATAGTAAAAATATTAAAAAGTTTAGAAAAAAAGAATGGTAATTTTAATGATATTTCATTATTAGAAGAATTATGTTTTTATCTTGGCCCCGGAAAAACTTTTTGTGCACACGCCCCGGGCGCAATATCACCTTTACAAAGTGCAATAAAGTTATTTCGAACTGAATTTGAAGAAGGAATAAATAAATATAAAAAAAAAAAAAATAATATTAATGTTATCTCTTTATAAAGTTAATAATTGAATGAAATATAATTATATATTATTGTAGAATAAGATTAATTTTATTTAAAATTATTTATTTATATTTATAATAAATATTATAAAGTGAGTAATTAACAATGGTTAAAATTTATATTGATAAAAAAGCTTTTTTTGTTAAAAAATCTAATAATGTATTACAAGCATGTTTATCTGTCGGGATCAGTGTTCCTTTTTTTTGTTGGCACCCTGCTTTAGGAAGTATCGGATCATGTCGACAATGTGCAGTAAAAATTTTTTATAATGAAAAAGATGAATTAGGATCTATTGTGATGTCATGTATGACGGGAGTCACGGAAGGAATTAGAATATCTGTTATAGATCCTGATGTTAAAAAATTTCAAAAAAGCATTATTGAATTAATGATGTTAAATCATCCTCATGATTGTCCAATTTGTTCTGAAGGAGGTAACTGTCATTTACAAGATATGACTGTATTAAATCAACATCATATACGTCGTTATAGATTTACAAAACGTATTTTTAAAAATCAATATTTAGGTCCTTTTATATCGCATGTTATGAATAGATGTATTACGTGTTATCGTTGTTTAAGATATTATACTGATTATGCTGGAGGAAGAGATTTAGGAGTGTATAGCTCTAGTAATAAAATTTATTTTGGTCGATTAGAGGACGGGTTATTAGAAAGTGAATATTCTGGAAATTTGGTTGATGTTTGCCCTACAGGTGTATTTACTGATAAAAGTAATGTGCAAAATTTTCATCGTAAATGGGATTTACAATATTCTCCAAGTATATGTCACGGTTGTAGTATCGGGTGTAATATCAATTTAGGAGAACGTTTAGGTAAGTTATGTCGTATTGACAATAGATATAATAAAAAAATAAATAAATATTTTTTATGTGATCTTGGTAGATTTGGCAGTAATTATGTAAATACAATTTCTATTTCTAGCCCGTTTGTAAAAAAAAATAATAAAATAAAATTTTTAAATTATTCTGATTCTGTTAAGTGTGTTTCTACTATTTTTCAAAATTCTTTTAATAAAATATTAGGTATTGGTTCTTCTAGAGCGAGTGTAGAAAGTAATATGGCATTATATCATTTAGTAGGAAAAAAGAATTTTTCTAATGGTATGTTGCCAGAATTAGACGAATGTATGAAATTAATTGTTGATATTATCAAAAACGGAGGAATACACATTCCTTCTATTACAGAGATTGAAAAATATGATGTAATTTTAATTATAGGTGAAGATATTACACAAACTGCATCATTAGCCGCATTGTCTGTACGCCAAGCAGTGAGAGGAATTTATTCTCATATTTCAAAAAATAAAAATATACCATTATGGCATATTAATGCAATAAAAAATGTTGCACAAGATCAACAAAATTCTTTATTTATTATCAATGGAAGTGAAACAAAATTAGATGAGATTAGTAATCTCTGTTACTTTGGTTCTATAGAACAGCAATTACATTTTAGTACATTAATATTAGATAGTCTTAATGATAGTATAAATATTACTAAGAAAGATAAAAAAAGTATTTTTGTCAAAATTGATTTTATTACTAAAGCATTATGTAATTCTAAGAAACCATTAATTATTTCAGGTACATCATATAATAATATTGATTTTATCAAGGTATCATTTAATATTGCACAATCTTTACAAAAAAAAGGTTTACCAGTAGGTTTAGCGTTATTCCCTCCTTCAGTAAATAGTATAGGAGTATCTTTAATCCCGAGTATTACTTTAGATTGTATGTTAAATATGATTTATTTAGAACGAATAGATATTCTAGTTATTTTAGAAAATGACTTATATAGATTATATGAATCTAGTTTTATAGATAATATTTTTAAAAATGTTAATAAAATTATAGTATTAGATCATCAAAATAATAGAACAGTAATGCGTTCTAATATTTTTTTACCATGTACAAATTTTTCAGAAAGTTCAGGGAATGTTGTCAATTACGAAGCACGTTTACAGCGTTTTTTTCAAATTAATAATCCAAGTTTATATAGAAAAAAATTATGTAAATTAGAAAGTTGGCGTTGGATACATGCTATTAGTAATAAAATTTATTCATTTTCATCGATTATATCTTTTACAATTGATAAAATGATGAAATTATGTTCTTTATGGAATCCTATTTTTAAAAAAATACGTGATTCTGCTCCTTCTGCCGATTTTAGAATTAAAGGTCAAAAAATAGCAAGATCACCTATACGTTTTAGCGGTCGCGCTGCTATGTTTGCTGAAAAAGATATACATGAACAAAAATCTCCTATAGATTTAGATAGCATGTTTTCTTTTTCTATGGAGGGGAGTTTACAAACAGAAAAGAATTTTTCTTATTCTCCTTTTTTATGGTCTCCGAATTGGAATTCTAATCAATCATTATATAAATCATCTATAACTGGTAATAAATTTAATAAAATATATGAGGGTGTTTTATTATTTGAAAACTATAAAAAAAAAATTTTTTCACATTTTTCTATAAATAAATTTGTTTTAAATGACAAAAGAGATTATTCATTTTTTAAAATAATTCCTTATTATAAATTATTAGGTAGTGAAGAAATGAGTCAAAATTATTTTATTAATATTGTAAATATGAATTTTATTCATGCTAAGTTAAATTATTTAGATGCAGAGAAAATACAAATTAAAAATGGTGATATATTACAATTTCAAATAAATAATACGTTTTTTAGATTTCCAGTTCAATTATCTGAAAAAATTGTTTTATCTCATATTGGTTTGCCATTAGGATGTAATGGACTTCCAATTATTTTTTTAAATAAATTTGCTAGAAATTTAACAAAATATAATAAATAAATATTTTATTAAATTAGGTATAATATTATGATAAATAAAATTTTTTTTGCTATTTTTTTTGTATTTTTTATTGTTTTTAGTGCGAGCGCTTTAAGTTTAATAGAAAGAAGAATATTAGGTTTATTACAAAATCGGTATGGACCTAATAGAGTTGGTTGGTTTGGTTGTATGCAATTATGTGCGGATGGTATTAAATTATTATTTAAAGAAGATTGGGTTCCTCCTTTTAGTGATAAAGCACTATTTATAATAGCTCCGGTTATTTCTTTTATTTCATTGTTATTAGTTTTTGCTAGTATCCCTATCACCTCTAATTTTATTATTATTAATTTAAATATTGGTTTATTATATTTTTTAATGATGTCATCTTTATCTGTGTATGGAGTTTTATTAGCTGGTTGGTCTAGTAATAATAAATATGCTTTATTAGGATCTATTAGATCAGTAGCGCAAATGTTAAGTTATGAAGTTTTTTTAGGTTTATCGTCTATGGGTACAGTAATACAATGTGGTTCTTTTAATTTAATTGATATTATTTACTCGCAAAAAAAAATATGGAATATTGTTCCTCAATTTTTTGGTTTTTTGATGTTTTTTATTGCATGTATTGCTGTTTGTCATAGACATCCTTTTGATCAACCGGAATCTGAGCAAGAATTAGCTGATGGATATCATATTGAATATTCTGGAATGAAGTTTGGAATGTTTTTTATTGGTGAGTATATTTCAATTATGGTTGTTTCTGCTTTAAATGTATGTTTATTTTTCGGGGGGTGGTTTGGTCCATTTTTTCCTCCTATTATTTGGTTTATATTAAAATTTTTAGTATTTATTTTTTTGTTTATTTTATTACGAGCTTCTTTACCTCGACCAAGATATGATTACGTTATGTTATTTGCGTGGAAATTTTGTCTTCCATTATCGTTATTAAATATAATATTTACATCTTTTAAAATGTTATTACAATTATGAGGTTTTTATATGGGCATAAAAAATATTTTTTTTGGTTTTTTAAGTAACATTCATAGTATTTTAATGATCTTAACTAATATTTTTTCACCAAGAGAAACGCGTTTATATCCAGAAGCATCATTAAATTTATCATTTCGATATCGAGGTCGTATTATTTTAACTCGAGATCCCAATGGTGAAGAACGTTGCGTTGCTTGTAATTTATGTTCTGCTGTTTGTCCTGTTAATTGTATTTCATTAAAAAAATCAGAAAATACAAATGGTCGTTGGTATTCTAAATACTTTCAAATAAATTTTTCACGTTGTATTTTTTGCGGTTTGTGTGAAGAAGCTTGTCCTACTGCAGCTATTCAATTAATACCAGATGTAGAATTAAGTGATTTTGAAAGAAAAAAATTAATTTATAAAAAGAAAGATTTATTAATTTCTGGTCCTGGAAAATTTTCTAAATATAATTTTTATTCTGTTTCTGGCATGCAGGGTAGAAAAGATATGAAGAATATTACTTCAAAAAAAATATTAAATTGTGTTGATATAACATCTTTATTACCATAGGGATAATTTTTATGGTTATTGTATTTTATTTATTGAGTTGTCTATCTATTTTTTTTTCTTTTTTAATTATGATAGGTATTAATCCAATTTATTCTTTATTATATTTAATTTTATTAATATTTTCTATTTCTGGCATTTTTTTTACTTTAGGTTCTGTTTTTTTAGGAACTTTAAAAATTATTATTTATGCTGGTGCAATTATAGTTTTATTTGTTTTTGTTGTAATGTTAATAAGAAATAATATACATAATTCAACAATTTTATTAAATAAATCTAATAATTTTTATGATATTTTTTCATATACATGTATAGTTTTTATTTTATTTATTTTATTTATTCAATTTATTAGTGAAAAAAACAAAATTTTAATTTTTAAAATTTTTTTAATAAAAAATACTGGTATTTTATTATTTAATAAATATATTTTTTTAGTAGAGTTTATATCTTTATTGCTATTGTCTTCAGTACTGTTAGTATATTTTTTTATAAAAAAAATAAGATTTATTTTTACTTCTTAATAAGGAAAATATATATACTATGTTGTTATTAAATCATGGAATTTTAATACCTATTATTTTATTTATAATTGGAATTTTTTCATTATTAAAGCATAAAAATTTAATATTTATATTAATAAGTTTAGAAATATTAACAAATTCAGTGGCATTTGCAATTATTTT
The window above is part of the Buchnera aphidicola (Cinara piceae) genome. Proteins encoded here:
- the nuoH gene encoding NADH-quinone oxidoreductase subunit NuoH, with amino-acid sequence MINKIFFAIFFVFFIVFSASALSLIERRILGLLQNRYGPNRVGWFGCMQLCADGIKLLFKEDWVPPFSDKALFIIAPVISFISLLLVFASIPITSNFIIINLNIGLLYFLMMSSLSVYGVLLAGWSSNNKYALLGSIRSVAQMLSYEVFLGLSSMGTVIQCGSFNLIDIIYSQKKIWNIVPQFFGFLMFFIACIAVCHRHPFDQPESEQELADGYHIEYSGMKFGMFFIGEYISIMVVSALNVCLFFGGWFGPFFPPIIWFILKFLVFIFLFILLRASLPRPRYDYVMLFAWKFCLPLSLLNIIFTSFKMLLQL
- the nuoI gene encoding NADH-quinone oxidoreductase subunit NuoI yields the protein MGIKNIFFGFLSNIHSILMILTNIFSPRETRLYPEASLNLSFRYRGRIILTRDPNGEERCVACNLCSAVCPVNCISLKKSENTNGRWYSKYFQINFSRCIFCGLCEEACPTAAIQLIPDVELSDFERKKLIYKKKDLLISGPGKFSKYNFYSVSGMQGRKDMKNITSKKILNCVDITSLLP
- a CDS encoding NADH-quinone oxidoreductase subunit J, giving the protein MVIVFYLLSCLSIFFSFLIMIGINPIYSLLYLILLIFSISGIFFTLGSVFLGTLKIIIYAGAIIVLFVFVVMLIRNNIHNSTILLNKSNNFYDIFSYTCIVFILFILFIQFISEKNKILIFKIFLIKNTGILLFNKYIFLVEFISLLLLSSVLLVYFFIKKIRFIFTS
- the nuoF gene encoding NADH-quinone oxidoreductase subunit NuoF; this encodes MNDMLKTSETHPLTWRLNDPYETIYITEYCNTQGYQSLRKSLKKFSSEDIITIVQQSGLKGRGGAGFPTGNKWSLMTKNNLELNRYLICNADEMEPGTYKDRFLIEYLPHQLIEGMIISAFALQSSCGYIFLRGDYYLSEKILTKAINEAYKSGFLGKNILNSGFNFDLFLHTGAGRYICGEETALINSLEGRRANPRFKPPFPANHGLWGKPTCVNNVETLSNIPAIILYGSDWYIGLSRGIDAGTKLLGFSGRVKKPGLWELPLGTTAREILEDYAGGMQKNLILKAWQPGGAGTNFLSSHNIDIKMDFTSLQQIGSRLGTGIAMAIDNKINILSLLVNIETFFSRESCGFCTPCREGLPWIVKILKSLEKKNGNFNDISLLEELCFYLGPGKTFCAHAPGAISPLQSAIKLFRTEFEEGINKYKKKKNNINVISL
- the nuoG gene encoding NADH-quinone oxidoreductase subunit NuoG, which translates into the protein MVKIYIDKKAFFVKKSNNVLQACLSVGISVPFFCWHPALGSIGSCRQCAVKIFYNEKDELGSIVMSCMTGVTEGIRISVIDPDVKKFQKSIIELMMLNHPHDCPICSEGGNCHLQDMTVLNQHHIRRYRFTKRIFKNQYLGPFISHVMNRCITCYRCLRYYTDYAGGRDLGVYSSSNKIYFGRLEDGLLESEYSGNLVDVCPTGVFTDKSNVQNFHRKWDLQYSPSICHGCSIGCNINLGERLGKLCRIDNRYNKKINKYFLCDLGRFGSNYVNTISISSPFVKKNNKIKFLNYSDSVKCVSTIFQNSFNKILGIGSSRASVESNMALYHLVGKKNFSNGMLPELDECMKLIVDIIKNGGIHIPSITEIEKYDVILIIGEDITQTASLAALSVRQAVRGIYSHISKNKNIPLWHINAIKNVAQDQQNSLFIINGSETKLDEISNLCYFGSIEQQLHFSTLILDSLNDSINITKKDKKSIFVKIDFITKALCNSKKPLIISGTSYNNIDFIKVSFNIAQSLQKKGLPVGLALFPPSVNSIGVSLIPSITLDCMLNMIYLERIDILVILENDLYRLYESSFIDNIFKNVNKIIVLDHQNNRTVMRSNIFLPCTNFSESSGNVVNYEARLQRFFQINNPSLYRKKLCKLESWRWIHAISNKIYSFSSIISFTIDKMMKLCSLWNPIFKKIRDSAPSADFRIKGQKIARSPIRFSGRAAMFAEKDIHEQKSPIDLDSMFSFSMEGSLQTEKNFSYSPFLWSPNWNSNQSLYKSSITGNKFNKIYEGVLLFENYKKKIFSHFSINKFVLNDKRDYSFFKIIPYYKLLGSEEMSQNYFINIVNMNFIHAKLNYLDAEKIQIKNGDILQFQINNTFFRFPVQLSEKIVLSHIGLPLGCNGLPIIFLNKFARNLTKYNK